The proteins below are encoded in one region of Acetoanaerobium noterae:
- a CDS encoding DUF1667 domain-containing protein, with protein MHSELTCIACPMGCRLQIEETENGYIIEGHTCPKGKKYALQELDDPRRMVTSTVRVENGFLALVPVKTAEPIPKNLIFDVMTQINSVVVEAPVFLGDVIVKDVAGTGIDIVATRDMPKSI; from the coding sequence ATGCATAGTGAATTGACTTGTATAGCCTGTCCTATGGGGTGCAGGCTTCAGATAGAGGAAACAGAAAATGGTTATATCATAGAAGGACATACTTGCCCAAAAGGCAAAAAATATGCACTTCAAGAGTTAGATGATCCTAGAAGAATGGTTACATCTACTGTAAGAGTAGAAAATGGATTTTTAGCTTTAGTTCCTGTAAAGACAGCAGAGCCAATTCCTAAAAACTTGATATTTGACGTTATGACTCAAATCAATTCTGTAGTAGTAGAAGCTCCAGTATTTTTAGGCGATGTTATAGTTAAGGATGTAGCTGGGACAGGGATAGATATAGTTGCAACTAGAGATATGCCCAAGAGCATCTAA
- a CDS encoding NAD(P)/FAD-dependent oxidoreductase, protein MKYEVVVIGGGPAGLGAAVEAKKSGANSVLIIERDRELGGILNQCIHNGFGLHEFKEELTGPEYAQRFIEQAKKSDIEIMLNTMVLNIDDERNIIALGEQGIMEIQAGAVVLAMGCRERTAGAIAINGYRPAGVYTAGMAQRIINMEGYMVGKEVVIYGSGDIGLIMARRMTLEGAKVKAVVEIMPYSSGLYRNIAQCLEDYDIPLMLSHNIHEIHGKDRINGVTISKVDENRRPIKGTEEFISCDTLLLSVGLIPENELSQKAGIAIDKITNGPIVDSKMHTQVDGIFACGNVLHVHDIVDFVTKESRIAGKNAAYYVRQSLNKDSYVSTKSNKGIRYIMPHKILLNSEEDVNLYMRVDGIYKDSKVIVKCDNKEILSKKMRHMIPSEMINIVLNNELIKDLSGEITVEVEGEKHA, encoded by the coding sequence ATGAAGTATGAAGTAGTCGTAATAGGAGGAGGACCAGCTGGACTAGGAGCGGCTGTAGAAGCAAAAAAAAGCGGAGCAAACTCAGTCCTTATAATAGAAAGAGATAGAGAACTTGGTGGCATCTTGAATCAGTGTATCCATAATGGATTTGGACTTCATGAGTTCAAAGAAGAATTAACAGGACCAGAATATGCACAGAGATTTATAGAGCAGGCTAAAAAATCTGATATAGAAATAATGCTAAACACCATGGTTTTGAATATAGATGATGAGAGAAATATAATAGCACTAGGAGAGCAAGGAATTATGGAAATACAGGCAGGTGCTGTTGTGCTTGCTATGGGATGCAGAGAAAGAACCGCTGGAGCTATTGCAATAAACGGCTACAGACCAGCTGGAGTATATACAGCAGGAATGGCTCAGAGAATTATAAACATGGAAGGCTATATGGTAGGCAAGGAAGTAGTTATATATGGCTCTGGAGATATAGGTTTAATTATGGCGAGAAGAATGACTCTCGAAGGAGCTAAGGTAAAGGCTGTCGTTGAGATTATGCCATATTCTAGTGGACTTTATAGAAACATAGCACAGTGTCTTGAGGATTATGATATCCCTTTGATGCTATCTCACAACATCCACGAGATTCATGGAAAAGACAGGATAAATGGAGTTACAATTTCAAAGGTTGATGAAAATAGAAGACCTATAAAAGGCACTGAGGAATTTATTTCATGTGACACCTTACTGCTCTCTGTTGGCTTAATACCAGAAAATGAGCTATCTCAAAAAGCAGGGATAGCAATTGATAAAATTACTAATGGTCCAATAGTTGATAGTAAAATGCACACTCAAGTGGATGGAATTTTTGCTTGTGGGAATGTGCTTCATGTACACGATATAGTTGATTTTGTAACTAAAGAAAGCAGAATAGCTGGTAAAAACGCAGCCTATTATGTAAGACAGAGCCTAAATAAGGACAGCTATGTATCTACAAAAAGCAATAAAGGAATAAGATATATTATGCCTCACAAAATACTATTAAACAGCGAAGAGGATGTAAATCTATATATGCGTGTAGATGGAATATATAAAGATTCAAAAGTTATAGTAAAATGCGATAATAAAGAGATACTTTCTAAGAAAATGAGGCATATGATACCTTCAGAGATGATTAATATAGTACTTAATAATGAGCTTATAAAAGATTTGTCTGGAGAAATAACTGTGGAAGTGGAGGGCGAAAAACATGCATAG
- a CDS encoding NAD(P)/FAD-dependent oxidoreductase — protein sequence MYDVTIIGAGVVGASIARELSRYMLKTLVLEKNIEVCQGTTKANSAIVHGGYDAYEGSLKAKLNVWGNKLYSQLTEELEVSFDRIGSLVVAFNEEEMKELEVLYKRGLNNQVEGLELVDGDRARELEPNLSKEVIGALYCSSAGIVCPFNMTFALIENAIENNVELKTSEKVESIEKLDEGFKITTSKSEYKTKYIVNAAGLYSDKIANLIGDNEFEILPRKGEYRILDRNAGDNVTKVIFQAPTKVGKGILVAPTVHGNIIVGPTADNVDSVEDTTTSSSGIEKVDELSRKSIPNLPLNQSIRVFAGVRASSDKKDFVIYPSKNAKGFINVGGIDSPGLASSPAIAKYVAKLLNEQGLELEENPSFNPKRKAILGFEHMSLEEKKEILKQNPKYSKIICRCESITEGEIIEAIKRPAGARTLDGVKRRVRPGSGRCQGGFCAPRVMEILSRELNIPIEELVKENHGSALVDSKIKGGDR from the coding sequence ATGTATGATGTTACAATAATAGGAGCAGGGGTAGTAGGAGCTAGCATTGCTAGAGAGCTATCTAGATATATGCTTAAGACTCTAGTTTTAGAAAAAAACATAGAGGTTTGTCAGGGGACGACCAAGGCGAATAGTGCCATAGTTCACGGAGGCTATGATGCATATGAGGGCAGCTTAAAGGCTAAGCTAAATGTATGGGGAAACAAGCTTTACTCTCAGCTTACAGAAGAGCTAGAGGTTTCTTTTGATAGAATAGGCTCGCTAGTTGTTGCATTTAATGAAGAAGAAATGAAGGAACTTGAGGTTTTATACAAAAGAGGGCTAAACAACCAAGTAGAAGGCTTGGAGCTAGTAGATGGAGATAGAGCTAGAGAGCTTGAACCGAATTTATCAAAAGAAGTTATAGGAGCACTTTATTGTAGTAGTGCTGGAATAGTATGTCCTTTTAATATGACCTTTGCTTTGATTGAAAACGCTATAGAGAATAATGTAGAGCTAAAAACAAGTGAGAAGGTTGAGTCTATAGAGAAACTAGATGAAGGATTTAAAATTACAACATCAAAATCAGAATATAAAACAAAATACATAGTAAATGCAGCAGGTCTATATTCAGATAAAATTGCTAATCTTATAGGAGACAATGAATTCGAAATTCTTCCTCGAAAAGGAGAATATAGAATTTTAGATAGAAACGCAGGAGATAATGTTACAAAGGTTATATTTCAGGCACCTACTAAGGTAGGTAAAGGGATATTGGTGGCACCTACTGTACATGGAAATATAATAGTAGGGCCGACAGCAGATAATGTTGATAGTGTTGAAGATACTACAACTTCAAGCTCAGGAATTGAGAAAGTTGATGAGCTATCAAGAAAATCAATACCGAATCTTCCTCTGAATCAGAGCATAAGAGTTTTCGCAGGAGTGAGAGCATCTAGTGATAAAAAAGATTTTGTGATTTATCCTTCAAAAAATGCCAAAGGGTTTATAAATGTTGGAGGAATAGACTCTCCGGGTTTAGCATCTTCACCTGCTATTGCCAAGTATGTAGCGAAGCTACTTAATGAACAGGGACTTGAATTAGAAGAGAATCCATCATTTAATCCTAAGAGAAAGGCTATTTTAGGATTTGAGCATATGAGTCTTGAAGAAAAGAAAGAAATCCTAAAGCAAAATCCTAAATATTCCAAGATAATCTGTAGATGCGAGAGTATAACAGAAGGAGAGATAATAGAGGCTATAAAAAGACCAGCAGGAGCTAGAACTCTTGATGGAGTAAAGCGAAGAGTAAGACCAGGCTCTGGAAGATGTCAGGGAGGATTTTGTGCACCTAGGGTTATGGAGATTCTATCTAGAGAGCTAAACATACCTATAGAAGAGCTAGTTAAGGAAAATCACGGTTCAGCCCTTGTAGACTCAAAGATTAAAGGCGGTGACAGGTAA
- the glpK gene encoding glycerol kinase GlpK: MKNYILAFDQGTTSSRAIVFDKDGMIVGTSQKEFTQIYPKAGWVEHDAMEIWGTQSGVAREVLEKTGVRPEEVAAIGITNQRETTVVWDKNTGKPIYNAIVWQCRRTAAICDELKAKGLEASIKEKTGLVVDAYFSGTKVKWILDNVEGAREKAENAELLFGNIDTWLIWNLTRGKVHVTDYSNASRTLLYNIKDLKWDDEILSELGIPKSMLPEVKPSSCVYGHTDPQTFGGAEIPIAGDAGDQQAALFGQACFEPGMAKNTYGTGCFMLMNTGEKPIESKNGLLTTIAWGIGDKVEYALEGSIFIAGASIQWLRDELKLVYDSAQSEYYANLVEDTNGVYVVPAFTGLGAPYWDMYARGAILGLTRGSKREHLVRATLESIAYQTKDVLEAMQEDSGITLKDLKVDGGAAANNFLMKFQADILCVPVKRPKVLETTALGAAYLAGLAVGFWNDQNEIKAKWAVDEEFTNCMPEALRTKKYNGWKKAVKRAMDWETEE; this comes from the coding sequence ATGAAAAATTACATACTAGCGTTTGACCAAGGTACAACTAGCTCTAGAGCAATAGTGTTTGATAAAGATGGTATGATAGTGGGCACATCTCAAAAGGAGTTTACTCAGATATATCCAAAGGCTGGATGGGTAGAGCACGATGCCATGGAGATTTGGGGAACACAAAGTGGTGTAGCTAGAGAGGTTCTTGAAAAAACAGGAGTAAGACCAGAAGAGGTAGCAGCTATAGGAATAACGAACCAAAGAGAGACTACAGTAGTTTGGGATAAAAATACAGGAAAACCTATATATAACGCTATCGTATGGCAATGCAGAAGAACAGCTGCTATATGTGACGAACTAAAAGCAAAAGGCTTAGAAGCTTCAATTAAAGAAAAAACGGGTCTTGTTGTGGATGCATACTTCTCAGGAACAAAGGTTAAGTGGATACTTGACAATGTAGAAGGAGCCAGAGAAAAAGCTGAAAATGCAGAACTTCTATTTGGAAATATAGATACTTGGCTTATTTGGAATCTAACAAGAGGAAAAGTACATGTTACAGATTACTCTAATGCGTCAAGAACCTTACTATATAATATAAAGGATTTAAAATGGGATGATGAAATTTTAAGTGAATTAGGGATTCCTAAATCAATGCTTCCTGAAGTAAAACCTTCTAGCTGTGTATATGGACATACTGACCCACAAACTTTTGGTGGAGCAGAAATTCCTATAGCAGGAGATGCTGGAGACCAGCAAGCTGCATTATTTGGACAGGCGTGTTTTGAACCAGGTATGGCAAAGAACACATATGGAACAGGATGCTTTATGCTTATGAATACAGGGGAAAAGCCAATTGAATCTAAAAACGGCTTGCTTACAACTATAGCTTGGGGAATAGGAGATAAAGTTGAATATGCTCTTGAGGGAAGTATATTTATCGCTGGAGCATCTATTCAGTGGCTTAGAGATGAACTAAAGCTAGTATATGATTCAGCTCAATCAGAGTATTATGCAAACTTAGTTGAAGATACAAATGGAGTTTATGTAGTTCCTGCGTTTACAGGACTCGGAGCACCATACTGGGATATGTATGCAAGAGGAGCAATACTTGGACTTACAAGAGGTTCAAAGAGAGAGCATCTTGTAAGAGCGACACTTGAATCTATTGCGTATCAGACAAAAGACGTACTTGAGGCTATGCAGGAAGACTCTGGAATAACTCTAAAAGATTTAAAGGTAGATGGAGGGGCAGCGGCAAACAATTTCTTGATGAAATTCCAAGCTGACATCCTATGTGTTCCAGTTAAAAGACCTAAGGTTTTAGAAACAACAGCTCTAGGAGCAGCTTATCTAGCTGGACTTGCAGTAGGCTTTTGGAATGACCAAAATGAGATAAAAGCAAAATGGGCAGTAGATGAAGAATTTACAAATTGTATGCCAGAGGCTCTTCGTACAAAGAAATACAATGGCTGGAAAAAAGCTGTTAAGAGAGCTATGGACTGGGAAACTGAAGAATAA
- a CDS encoding MIP/aquaporin family protein, whose product MISPFLAEVIGTACILLFGSGVVAGCVLKDSKAENAGWIVITWAWGIGVMLGIYASGNISGAHLNPAVTIALATIGEFPWASVPSYILAQFIGAFIGSTLVWAAYYPHWEKTEDKGAKLAVFSTGPAIRNLPANMLTEVIATFILVFAILFIGTNNIADGMNPFIIGLLILGLGLAFGGPTGYAMNPARDLGPRIAHAILPIAGKGDSDWGYAWVPVVGPIIGGVLGALTFAMIF is encoded by the coding sequence ATGATTTCACCGTTTTTAGCAGAAGTAATTGGAACAGCATGTATTTTACTTTTTGGTAGTGGAGTAGTTGCTGGATGTGTACTTAAGGATTCAAAAGCCGAAAATGCAGGCTGGATTGTTATTACTTGGGCCTGGGGTATAGGCGTAATGCTTGGAATTTATGCATCAGGAAATATCAGTGGAGCTCATCTTAATCCAGCTGTAACCATAGCATTGGCTACTATAGGAGAGTTCCCTTGGGCGAGCGTTCCATCTTATATTTTGGCACAGTTTATAGGAGCATTTATAGGATCTACTTTGGTTTGGGCAGCGTATTATCCTCACTGGGAGAAAACAGAAGACAAGGGAGCGAAGCTAGCAGTATTTTCAACTGGACCAGCAATTAGAAATCTTCCTGCAAATATGCTTACTGAAGTGATTGCAACATTTATTCTAGTATTTGCAATTTTGTTTATAGGAACTAACAATATAGCAGATGGCATGAACCCATTTATAATCGGACTTTTGATTTTAGGACTAGGACTTGCTTTTGGTGGACCAACAGGCTATGCTATGAATCCTGCTAGAGATTTGGGACCAAGAATAGCACATGCAATACTTCCTATAGCTGGAAAAGGTGACAGTGATTGGGGATATGCTTGGGTGCCAGTTGTAGGACCAATAATTGGTGGAGTACTAGGAGCTTTGACTTTTGCTATGATATTTTAA
- a CDS encoding glycerol-3-phosphate responsive antiterminator: MVSKRQLTNILENTPVIPAIKNEQGLKKVIETDNKIVFILNADILGIRNIIETLKKHDKIPFIHVDMITGFASNPIVIDYLVSQYKNECGIISTKSSMIKKAMESDVRVIQRLFVLDSLSIETNIQQIKKMRPDAVEIMPGIIPRVIKRIKSEIPEIPIIAGGLIESKEDIMDVLKSGGIAVSTSKESLWDI, from the coding sequence ATGGTAAGTAAGAGACAGCTGACAAATATTTTGGAAAATACTCCTGTAATACCTGCTATAAAAAACGAGCAAGGATTAAAGAAGGTAATAGAAACAGATAATAAAATAGTATTTATTTTGAATGCTGATATTTTAGGGATAAGGAATATAATTGAAACTTTGAAAAAACACGATAAAATCCCATTTATTCACGTAGACATGATAACAGGATTTGCATCAAATCCTATAGTTATAGATTATTTAGTTTCCCAGTATAAAAATGAGTGTGGAATAATAAGTACAAAATCAAGCATGATAAAAAAAGCTATGGAATCGGATGTAAGGGTAATACAAAGATTATTTGTATTAGATTCACTTTCTATAGAAACCAATATCCAGCAGATTAAAAAAATGCGACCTGACGCAGTAGAGATTATGCCTGGAATAATTCCTAGAGTTATTAAAAGGATTAAGTCAGAAATACCGGAAATTCCAATAATAGCAGGAGGGCTTATTGAATCAAAAGAAGATATCATGGATGTATTAAAAAGTGGAGGAATAGCTGTATCTACGAGCAAAGAATCTCTATGGGATATATAG
- a CDS encoding magnesium transporter CorA family protein encodes MLRIFKTIDDVTGEIDEMEDGAWIYMVSPTPEEIETVRLRYNVDESHMKAALDEEESPRIDVEDESTLFIIDVPVPQEDPSGRLYGTIPIGIIIAKEAIISICTKDVKILTDLIKGRMKGFYTYKKTRIILQIMYKVATYFLLYLKQIDRVSVQVERELHKSMKNKELIQLLSLEKSLVYFTTSLRANEMVFEKMLRLDAVKKYPDDKELLEDVIIENKQAIEMANIYSNILSGTMDAFASVISNNLNIVMKVLTSITIVMAIPTIIASLFGMNVPVPFAANPMGFWIIIFIASVMSFLAALFMVKKQLF; translated from the coding sequence ATGCTTAGAATTTTTAAAACTATAGATGATGTGACTGGCGAGATAGATGAAATGGAAGATGGCGCATGGATATATATGGTTAGTCCTACCCCAGAGGAAATAGAAACTGTAAGGCTAAGATACAACGTAGATGAGAGTCACATGAAAGCAGCACTTGATGAGGAGGAAAGCCCTCGTATAGATGTTGAGGATGAAAGCACTCTTTTTATTATTGACGTTCCAGTTCCTCAGGAAGACCCTAGTGGTAGGCTTTATGGAACTATTCCTATAGGTATAATTATTGCAAAGGAAGCTATTATAAGTATATGTACTAAAGATGTAAAGATTCTTACTGACCTTATAAAAGGGCGAATGAAAGGCTTTTATACTTACAAGAAAACTAGAATTATACTTCAAATCATGTACAAAGTAGCTACTTATTTCTTGCTTTATCTAAAGCAAATTGATAGAGTGAGTGTCCAAGTAGAAAGAGAGCTTCACAAATCGATGAAGAATAAAGAGCTTATTCAGCTATTATCTTTAGAAAAATCCTTGGTTTACTTTACCACGTCCTTAAGAGCAAATGAAATGGTGTTTGAAAAGATGCTAAGGCTCGATGCAGTTAAAAAGTATCCAGATGATAAAGAATTACTAGAAGATGTAATCATAGAAAACAAACAGGCTATAGAAATGGCAAATATCTATAGCAATATACTAAGCGGTACTATGGATGCCTTTGCTTCTGTGATTTCAAATAACCTAAACATAGTGATGAAGGTGCTTACATCTATCACTATAGTTATGGCTATACCAACTATTATTGCAAGCTTATTTGGAATGAACGTGCCAGTGCCTTTTGCTGCCAACCCAATGGGCTTTTGGATAATTATTTTTATAGCATCAGTAATGTCCTTTTTAGCAGCACTATTTATGGTGAAAAAGCAGTTGTTTTAA
- a CDS encoding HAD family hydrolase yields MVSIDIPGKGKMNIENLVLDFNGTIAYDGNIKNGIREKIQRVHEMGINIYILTADTYHQAAEQCKDMPITLEIFDVDNAALSKREIVNNIDSKMTMTIGNGNNDVEMFEESILSVAVIGDEGCAVKAIFAADIITNNIDDAIDLLLNPHRIKATLRM; encoded by the coding sequence ATGGTAAGTATAGACATTCCAGGTAAAGGGAAGATGAATATAGAAAATCTTGTACTTGATTTTAATGGTACGATAGCCTATGATGGCAACATTAAAAATGGCATTAGAGAAAAAATCCAAAGAGTACATGAGATGGGAATAAATATATATATTTTGACGGCAGATACTTATCATCAGGCTGCTGAGCAGTGCAAGGATATGCCTATTACTTTAGAGATTTTTGATGTGGATAACGCAGCTCTTAGCAAAAGAGAAATCGTGAACAACATAGATTCAAAGATGACTATGACCATAGGAAATGGAAACAACGATGTAGAGATGTTTGAGGAAAGCATATTATCTGTTGCAGTCATAGGAGATGAGGGATGCGCAGTAAAAGCTATTTTTGCAGCGGATATCATAACCAATAATATCGACGATGCGATTGATTTATTATTAAATCCACATAGAATCAAGGCTACACTTAGAATGTAA
- a CDS encoding alpha/beta hydrolase, protein MKFNEGYFDSQGDIKVYYYSWVPENPKGVIQIAHGMCEKALRYSYVAEKLAQNGYAVYANDHRGHGKTAAMEYGYMGKGDGFLLMVRDMKSLTDIIAKEHPNLPIFLLGHSMGSFLSVRYAQLYANLLSGVIFSGTGGFDQVASSRAGARLARISMSIFGPKRKAYYIEKTTKKLFNKRIDKVITGAEWLSRDNKVGEDFASKADLGFIFTSSAYYYMFRGIIENFNEANMKAIPKSLKIYLFSGEEDPVGNYSDGVKYMYSLYKDQLGIADVTLRLYEGARHEMLNEINKDEVIEHLIDWLNNRS, encoded by the coding sequence ATGAAGTTTAATGAAGGCTATTTTGATAGTCAAGGAGACATCAAGGTATACTATTATAGCTGGGTTCCTGAAAATCCAAAAGGAGTTATCCAAATAGCTCATGGCATGTGTGAGAAGGCACTAAGATATAGTTATGTAGCTGAAAAATTAGCGCAAAATGGATACGCTGTTTATGCAAACGACCATAGAGGGCATGGAAAAACAGCAGCCATGGAGTATGGATATATGGGCAAGGGCGATGGATTTTTACTTATGGTGAGAGATATGAAAAGTCTCACTGATATTATTGCGAAAGAGCATCCAAATCTGCCGATATTTTTGCTGGGACATTCTATGGGCTCTTTTTTGAGCGTAAGATATGCTCAGCTTTATGCAAATCTTCTTTCAGGTGTGATTTTTTCTGGGACTGGAGGATTTGACCAAGTAGCATCAAGTAGAGCAGGAGCAAGGCTTGCTAGAATTTCTATGAGCATTTTTGGACCGAAAAGAAAGGCTTATTATATAGAAAAGACCACTAAAAAGCTATTTAATAAAAGAATAGATAAGGTTATTACTGGGGCTGAGTGGTTATCTAGAGACAACAAAGTAGGAGAAGATTTTGCAAGTAAAGCAGATTTAGGTTTTATCTTTACTTCTTCAGCATATTACTATATGTTTAGAGGGATAATAGAAAATTTTAATGAAGCAAATATGAAAGCTATTCCTAAGTCGCTAAAGATATATTTATTCTCAGGGGAAGAAGACCCTGTTGGAAATTATAGTGATGGGGTAAAATATATGTATAGTCTTTACAAGGATCAGCTAGGTATAGCTGACGTTACACTTAGGCTTTATGAAGGAGCAAGACATGAGATGCTCAATGAAATCAATAAGGATGAAGTAATAGAGCACCTGATTGATTGGTTAAATAATAGGAGTTAG
- a CDS encoding polyphenol oxidase family protein encodes MSLKFIASESSRYMQWDELSNLGIKHCFTTYPEDMGVKTNNDKSNLIQNYDKAKAFAKLNSKQTYFAQQIHDKNIGIINSLSDGTEFFLGRYLDNTDGLITSMPNITLITQYADCTPITLWDTKNKVLASVHSGWKGTSLKIIESAITDMISNYDSKPSDIHCFIWPSIGYDDFEVDEDVAKIFRSSFSFADEVISKKANKYHIDLVSIIQRVALDNKILKEHIYLSNLSTFSDMRFHSYRRDKESSGRMALLMEI; translated from the coding sequence ATGTCTCTTAAATTTATTGCTTCTGAATCATCACGCTATATGCAGTGGGACGAGCTAAGTAACCTCGGAATCAAGCACTGCTTTACAACATATCCAGAGGATATGGGAGTAAAAACAAACAATGATAAATCAAACCTAATTCAAAACTATGATAAAGCAAAAGCATTTGCTAAGCTAAACTCCAAGCAAACCTACTTCGCACAGCAAATCCACGACAAAAACATAGGAATAATAAACTCCTTAAGTGATGGAACTGAATTTTTCCTAGGCAGATATCTAGATAATACAGATGGACTCATAACAAGCATGCCTAACATTACCTTAATAACTCAGTATGCAGACTGCACACCTATAACCTTATGGGATACTAAAAATAAAGTTTTAGCTTCTGTTCACTCAGGCTGGAAAGGCACATCACTAAAAATAATCGAATCAGCAATAACTGATATGATTTCAAACTATGATTCAAAGCCATCAGATATTCACTGCTTTATCTGGCCATCTATAGGATATGATGATTTTGAAGTGGATGAGGATGTAGCTAAAATATTTCGTAGTTCATTTAGTTTTGCTGATGAAGTAATCTCTAAAAAAGCTAACAAATATCATATTGATTTGGTATCTATAATTCAAAGAGTTGCCCTTGATAACAAAATCTTAAAAGAGCATATCTACCTGAGTAACCTATCTACTTTTTCTGATATGAGATTTCATTCCTACAGAAGAGATAAAGAAAGCTCTGGCAGAATGGCTCTACTTATGGAAATTTAG
- a CDS encoding serine hydrolase domain-containing protein, whose amino-acid sequence MQNKLFKVFNIIMIIIVLTLVLTNCRSEYSIDSENLSYKVDEYVSALNKLNSNPTVNGTILIAKGKDAIFNQSYGFSDIENEVEFNNQTKFRIASVTKLITAIAIMQLIEDGKLGLEDEISKYIPDFNRGKEIKIHHLLTHTSGIIRDPVVTNTQYVSKEKLINSFKYRNLEYTPGTQWRYSNCNYQILAYIIEKVSKQSYEDYVEQNIFKPAEMQDTGCDIGKDEIENIAVGYYSLDGEIKKASPVNMSVTFGSGHIYSTAQDMYRLYNALISEKLITKNSFKAMSKNNTKLDMEFGYGTFMGNIAGHRWIGHSGNLSNGYSSSFVIFPDEDIAIILLTNISFQDMNELTNTIGAIIFNKDYLLPKKIEAVKLKNEVLEKYEGVYKSNDGQRVKIKLVDDRLCVVGEASTFFELVPYSETEFYVKEHQSTKIKMLLNKKDEVEGLISKENSMIIEAKKIE is encoded by the coding sequence ATGCAAAATAAGTTATTTAAAGTATTTAATATAATCATGATTATAATAGTACTAACTTTAGTATTAACAAATTGTAGGAGTGAATATTCGATTGATAGTGAAAACTTGTCCTATAAAGTAGATGAGTATGTCAGTGCTTTAAATAAATTAAATTCAAATCCAACTGTTAATGGAACTATACTGATTGCAAAAGGGAAAGATGCTATTTTTAATCAAAGTTATGGGTTTAGTGACATTGAAAATGAAGTTGAATTTAATAATCAAACCAAGTTTAGGATAGCTTCTGTCACGAAACTCATTACTGCAATAGCTATTATGCAATTAATTGAAGACGGAAAACTTGGACTTGAAGATGAAATATCGAAATATATACCAGATTTTAATAGAGGGAAAGAAATAAAAATACACCATCTTTTAACACATACCTCAGGGATAATAAGAGATCCTGTTGTGACAAACACACAGTACGTTTCCAAAGAAAAATTGATTAATAGTTTTAAATATAGAAATTTGGAATATACCCCTGGGACACAGTGGAGGTACAGTAATTGCAATTATCAAATATTGGCTTACATTATAGAGAAGGTATCTAAGCAAAGCTATGAAGATTATGTAGAGCAAAATATTTTTAAACCTGCAGAAATGCAAGATACCGGTTGTGATATAGGAAAAGATGAAATAGAAAATATTGCTGTTGGATATTATTCTTTAGATGGCGAAATTAAGAAAGCATCTCCAGTCAATATGTCTGTAACTTTTGGCTCAGGACATATTTATTCTACAGCACAAGATATGTATAGGTTATACAATGCATTAATCTCAGAAAAACTAATTACTAAAAACAGTTTTAAAGCTATGTCTAAAAATAATACTAAATTAGATATGGAATTTGGATATGGTACGTTTATGGGAAATATTGCAGGACATAGATGGATTGGACATTCTGGAAACTTATCAAATGGATATAGTTCAAGTTTTGTGATTTTCCCAGATGAAGATATAGCAATTATTTTATTGACAAATATATCATTCCAAGATATGAACGAGTTGACAAACACAATCGGAGCAATCATATTTAATAAAGATTATCTTCTTCCTAAAAAAATTGAGGCTGTTAAGCTTAAGAATGAAGTACTTGAAAAATATGAAGGAGTATATAAGTCGAATGACGGGCAGAGAGTCAAAATTAAACTTGTAGATGATAGGTTATGCGTTGTTGGAGAAGCATCTACTTTTTTTGAATTGGTTCCATACTCAGAAACAGAATTCTATGTTAAAGAGCATCAGTCAACAAAAATAAAAATGCTTCTAAATAAAAAAGATGAAGTAGAGGGTCTGATTTCTAAGGAAAACTCAATGATAATAGAAGCTAAAAAAATAGAATAA